The Rufibacter sp. DG15C region GCGGTGCAAGAAACGCTTTATAGAGTGGGTCTGTACCAGGCCGCCGGAGCAGATGGTATTTTTGTGCCAGGCTTAGTGCGCTCAGAAGACATACGCCAGATAACTGCCGCTATCCACTTGCCTGTGAACGTGATGAGCCTGCCCACCCTGGCGCCTTTTGAGGAATTAGAGCAAGGCGGCGTGAAGCGGGTGAGCATGGGTAACTTCGGCCACCAAGCAGTCTATCAGCACATGGAAAATCAAATGCAGGCTATAAATACTACCAAGTCTTTCACATCTTTGTATTGATATGAATACCGCGCTCCAGACCTCAGATGAAATCTTCTACCAGGCCCTGGTGGCCAAGGACGTCAGTTATGAAGGGACGTTCATTGCGGGCGTAAAAACCACGGGCATCTTCTGCCGGCCTACCTGCACGGCGCGCAAACCCAAACGCGAAAACGTGGAGTTCTTCAAGACGACCAAAGAGGCCATTCTGCACGGGTATCGTCCTTGCAAGGTATGCTCGCCGCTGGAGAAGATGGGGGAGACGCCCTCGTACATCCAGGAGATTCTGCAGGAGATTAACCAAGACCCTTCTATCAAGTTCAAGGATTGGGATTTGGAGCAACGCGGCATAGAGCCCAGCAAGATTAGGCGCTGGTTTCTGAAGAACCACGGCATCACGTTCCATGCCTACCAGCGCATGTGCCGCATCAACTCGGCGTTCAAGAAAATACAGAGCGGCGAGGCGGTGACGGCCGTAGCCTTTGACTCGGGCTATGACTCCTTGAGCGGCTTTACAGATTCTTTCAAGTCTATTTTTGGCGTGGCTCCGTCGCTCAGCAAAGAGCAGCGCATCATTCACCTCACCCGCTTACAGACGCCTTTGGGCACCATGTATGCCTGCGCCGTGGAAGAAGGCATCTGCCTACTAGAATTCACCGACCGCCGCATGCTGGAAACTGAATTCAAGGCACTAACCAAGCTTTTGAACGGCACCCTGGTGCAAGGCGAGAGCCATTATTTTGCGCAACTGAACCAAGAACTGGAAGAGTATTTTGCCGGAAAGCGGCAAATCTTTACCGTTCCTCTAGTTACCCCGGGTACGGCCTTTCAGAATCAGGTATGGCAGGTGTTGCAGGAAATTCCATATGGGACCACGCGCTCCTATAAACAGCAGTCCATCGCCTTGAACAACCTGGGTGCCATCAGGGCGGTGGCGCAGGCCAACGGCATGAACCGCATCTCCATTTTAATCCCATGTCACCGCGTTATTGGCGAAGACGGAAGCCTTACGGGTTACGGCGGCGGCTTGTGGCGCAAGAAATGGCTGTTGGATTTAGAGCGGGAACATAGCCCGGTTGAAATGAAGGCAGGTCAACAGACAGCTTTGTTTTAAATCTGAGCGCTAATAAAAACGGTTCGGGCTGACTCTAGGGTAGATGCAGCCCGAACCGTTTTTGGCTTGTTTTCAGCAAAAGAGGCTAAAAACGAATTTAAATCATTTACCAACCCTGAACTCCCTCTTAGTCATCCTGAAAGGACCTTGTGGGAAAACTAGATATACGCAGGCTATGAAACCGTACTTTACATTCGTAATAACGGAGGTTGGCTTTTCATTTTTAGCAAGCGCATTTACAACTTGCCCACAAGGTCCTTTCAGGATGACAAAAGGGAATGAGAAGAGGACTTCATACCTAAGTATTTTGTTTACTTCTTCGGCATATATTTATCCCTTACGGCTTTAAACTCAGAACCGGCTTTCCATTGCGGCCACTCATTGGAGAAGGCCAGGCGTCTGCCCAACTGGTACAGAAGCTGTAAGTCTGCTACGGCGCCGTCCATCTTGAAGGCCTCGTTGACCTGGTCGTTGGGCTTGTGGTAGATGTTGGTGGTGAAGTCCTCCAGCAGTTGTTTGCCTTTCTCTTTGCCTAGGGCAATATGGTCGGTGCCCATGCCGGTGAACAAGGCCGGTACGCCTGTCCTGGCGAAGTTGAAGTGGTCTGAGCGGTAGTACAGGCCGGCCTCGGGCTTAGGGTCGCGGGCAATGTAACGGCCTGCTTTTTTGGCTTCCTCGGCTAGCATCTCTTCCAACTCAGACTGCCCCATGCCAATCAATACAATGTCTTTGGTGGCGCCGTAAGGGTTGAGCATGTCCATGTTCAGGTTGGCCACGGTTTTCTCTTTGGCGAATGTGGGGTTGTCCGCGTAGTGCGCCGACCCCAGCAAACCTTGCTCCTCGGCGGTCACCGACAACAACACCACGGTTCTGTCAGGATTTTGCCCACTGTCTTTGAACGCCTTGGCCACGGCCAGTAGACCGGCGGTCCCGCTGGCGTTGTCGGCGGCGCCGTTGTAGATGCTGTCGTTCTGGTCGTTCTTCTTACCGATGCCCAGGTGGTCCCAGTGCGCCGAATAGACGATGGCCTCCTCAGGGCGTTTATCTCCGGTAATCTTGGCGATGAAGTTGTACGATTTGTCATACTTGGCCTTGGCTTGTAACGATGTGCTCACGGTCAACCCCAAAGGTCCGCCTTTGAAACCAGGCTTAGCGGCACGGGCCAGCTCTGCTTGGTAGTTCTTGCCGGCGGCTGCAAACAGCTTCTCGGCGACTGGTGTGGTAATCCAGCCCTCCATGGCGTTGCGGTGTACGTCTTTGCCTTTGGGCGCAAGGTAGAACTTGGAGGTGTTCCAATTGTTTTGCACAATCTTGAAACCGTAGCCGGCGGGTTCGTCGGCGTGTACAATCAGACAGCCTTTGGCGCCTTGGCGGGCGGCCTCTTCCAGCTTGTAGGTCCAGCGGCCATAGTAGGTCATGGTCTTGCCTTTGAAGAAGGTAGTGTCCTGGGAGTAGAAGCCCGGGTCACTCACGATTACTACGGCAATTTTGTCTTTCACGTCCAGGCCGGCGTAGTCGTTCCACTTGTACTCGGGTGCCACAATCCCGAAGCCCGCAAACACCAGTTCGGTGTCTTTGATGGTCACGTTCGCATCGGGGCGTCTGGCCCACACCACATAGTCTTCCAAGCCTTTCAAGGTCAGGGTCTGCTTGCCCTTCACGGTCATGGTGGGCGCCGCGGTAGAGGTGATTTCCACCATGGGCACTTCCTGC contains the following coding sequences:
- a CDS encoding bifunctional transcriptional activator/DNA repair enzyme AdaA, whose protein sequence is MNTALQTSDEIFYQALVAKDVSYEGTFIAGVKTTGIFCRPTCTARKPKRENVEFFKTTKEAILHGYRPCKVCSPLEKMGETPSYIQEILQEINQDPSIKFKDWDLEQRGIEPSKIRRWFLKNHGITFHAYQRMCRINSAFKKIQSGEAVTAVAFDSGYDSLSGFTDSFKSIFGVAPSLSKEQRIIHLTRLQTPLGTMYACAVEEGICLLEFTDRRMLETEFKALTKLLNGTLVQGESHYFAQLNQELEEYFAGKRQIFTVPLVTPGTAFQNQVWQVLQEIPYGTTRSYKQQSIALNNLGAIRAVAQANGMNRISILIPCHRVIGEDGSLTGYGGGLWRKKWLLDLEREHSPVEMKAGQQTALF
- a CDS encoding M28 family metallopeptidase; this translates as MMKRTYFWAIPLSLWILAGCQSGGTKETTSTTSTAKTAGSEVTLDSYKTYVTAIAADDMEGRKPFTNGEKKTLAYLEKEAKALGLEPGNGDSFLQEVPMVEITSTAAPTMTVKGKQTLTLKGLEDYVVWARRPDANVTIKDTELVFAGFGIVAPEYKWNDYAGLDVKDKIAVVIVSDPGFYSQDTTFFKGKTMTYYGRWTYKLEEAARQGAKGCLIVHADEPAGYGFKIVQNNWNTSKFYLAPKGKDVHRNAMEGWITTPVAEKLFAAAGKNYQAELARAAKPGFKGGPLGLTVSTSLQAKAKYDKSYNFIAKITGDKRPEEAIVYSAHWDHLGIGKKNDQNDSIYNGAADNASGTAGLLAVAKAFKDSGQNPDRTVVLLSVTAEEQGLLGSAHYADNPTFAKEKTVANLNMDMLNPYGATKDIVLIGMGQSELEEMLAEEAKKAGRYIARDPKPEAGLYYRSDHFNFARTGVPALFTGMGTDHIALGKEKGKQLLEDFTTNIYHKPNDQVNEAFKMDGAVADLQLLYQLGRRLAFSNEWPQWKAGSEFKAVRDKYMPKK